A genomic stretch from Empedobacter stercoris includes:
- the porZ gene encoding type IX secretion system anionic LPS delivery protein PorZ — MKTKLFIFITMIFTSLNAQNDKARWNDLFSYSNVKLLEEVNGVIYCGTENGIFLFNPKNPTNDWIKLNKTNFLNNVGVSAMAYDKESDSFLVGYENGGLDLLKSGESTMVLDIKWNGFNGIKKINHILINDGIAFISGAFGIVSYDLKDEEFKETTRTNTAVVNDATINGTTLYIATDKGIYSSELSDKNLNDPDFTSWGSPIVTGDISNIELFEKEIYYSVENELKTISGTPVSGAFNFIEDLKLSKDQLIITQTNQVSDSNGQNYTKTDQDGNVVNFNTAISIGDEVYGGSVNHGIINLSNLEEFYPDGPFNNKAWSVTTKNGKVWIAPGGTEAYTNVLNNRDGFYYFDMKKWNNFSSKEIFDIRDVLRIAAHPDKDNNTFIVSSFNKYGRDGNGRTDLLEFDADLKPKKIINNQFPSSRISGLAYDKLGNLHIGASYPDGKSPDYNSAYYVERSKNGTWKSNNVDKTSAIVALSPDFSDTYTYYPSGRNGGGVTVLNKKHEIVTTLTTTNKLPVNNVLTVANDRLNNLWIGTEQGLVVLYGADNAVSSNNIIAEPIVIIQDGIPEALLTDVGIYSIKVDNANRKWIATNGAGVYYVSESGEETKLHFTSKNSPLPSDIVYDVSIDETTGKVFFATEKGVVSYNGDVSMETNNFNDAIAYPNPYRPEYTGNITIKNLPNRALVKITDIVGNLLFEKKADGGVIEWNTNNSKGKPVASGIYLVLMTNADGTETKTLKLAVVR, encoded by the coding sequence ATGAAGACAAAATTGTTCATTTTCATCACCATGATTTTCACAAGTTTAAACGCTCAAAATGATAAAGCGCGTTGGAACGATCTTTTTTCTTACAGCAATGTAAAATTGTTGGAAGAAGTAAATGGTGTAATTTATTGTGGTACCGAAAACGGGATATTCTTATTTAATCCTAAAAATCCAACAAATGATTGGATTAAGTTGAATAAAACCAATTTTTTGAATAATGTGGGAGTTTCTGCAATGGCTTATGATAAAGAGTCAGATTCGTTTTTAGTAGGTTATGAAAATGGAGGATTAGATTTATTGAAATCTGGTGAATCGACGATGGTGCTGGATATTAAATGGAATGGATTTAACGGAATTAAAAAAATCAACCATATTCTTATAAATGACGGAATTGCGTTTATTTCTGGTGCTTTTGGGATTGTTTCCTACGATCTGAAAGATGAAGAATTTAAAGAAACAACACGTACAAATACAGCTGTTGTAAATGATGCAACAATTAACGGGACAACTCTTTATATTGCAACAGATAAAGGAATCTATTCGAGCGAATTATCGGATAAGAATTTGAATGATCCGGATTTTACAAGTTGGGGAAGTCCTATTGTTACAGGGGATATTTCGAATATAGAATTGTTTGAAAAAGAGATTTATTATTCAGTAGAAAATGAATTAAAAACAATTTCTGGAACTCCTGTTTCTGGAGCTTTTAATTTTATTGAAGATTTAAAATTATCAAAAGATCAATTAATCATTACTCAAACGAATCAAGTTTCGGACTCTAACGGTCAAAATTATACTAAAACAGATCAAGATGGAAATGTTGTAAATTTCAATACTGCTATTTCTATTGGTGATGAAGTTTATGGAGGTTCAGTAAATCATGGAATTATTAATTTATCTAATCTTGAAGAATTTTATCCCGATGGACCATTTAACAATAAAGCTTGGTCGGTTACAACAAAAAATGGCAAAGTATGGATTGCACCAGGAGGAACAGAAGCTTATACGAATGTTTTAAATAATAGAGATGGTTTTTATTACTTTGATATGAAGAAATGGAACAACTTTAGTTCTAAAGAAATTTTTGATATTAGAGATGTTTTAAGAATAGCTGCTCATCCAGATAAAGACAATAATACCTTTATAGTTTCATCATTTAATAAGTATGGACGTGATGGAAATGGACGGACAGATTTATTAGAATTTGATGCAGATTTAAAACCTAAGAAAATTATTAATAATCAGTTTCCAAGTTCAAGAATTTCTGGATTAGCTTATGATAAATTAGGAAACTTACATATAGGCGCTTCATATCCTGATGGAAAAAGCCCGGATTATAATTCAGCATATTATGTAGAGAGAAGTAAAAATGGTACGTGGAAAAGTAATAATGTTGATAAAACTTCTGCTATTGTAGCGCTTTCTCCTGATTTTTCGGATACTTATACCTATTATCCAAGTGGTAGAAATGGAGGAGGAGTTACAGTTTTAAACAAAAAACATGAAATTGTAACAACTTTGACAACTACCAATAAGTTACCTGTTAATAATGTTTTGACTGTTGCAAATGATAGATTAAATAATTTATGGATTGGGACAGAACAAGGTTTAGTCGTTTTATACGGAGCTGATAATGCTGTAAGTTCTAATAATATTATAGCAGAACCAATTGTTATTATTCAAGATGGAATTCCAGAAGCCTTATTAACAGATGTGGGTATTTATTCCATAAAAGTTGATAATGCAAACAGAAAATGGATTGCAACAAATGGAGCAGGCGTATATTATGTTTCGGAGAGTGGAGAAGAAACAAAACTACATTTCACCTCTAAAAATTCGCCTTTACCTTCTGATATAGTGTACGATGTTTCGATTGATGAAACCACAGGAAAGGTATTTTTTGCAACCGAAAAAGGTGTGGTTTCTTATAATGGTGATGTTTCGATGGAAACCAATAACTTTAATGATGCAATTGCATATCCAAATCCGTATCGTCCAGAATATACAGGGAATATTACAATTAAAAATCTTCCAAATAGAGCTTTAGTTAAAATTACAGATATTGTTGGAAATTTACTTTTTGAGAAAAAAGCAGATGGAGGAGTGATAGAATGGAATACAAACAATTCGAAAGGAAAACCAGTAGCTTCTGGAATTTACTTAGTTTTGATGACAAATGCAGATGGTACCGAAACTAAAACATTGAAACTTGCAGTTGTTAGATAA
- the dprA gene encoding DNA-processing protein DprA yields MKTDLPYILALSFQKRIGDITARKIIQFFGSAEAAWNCKPKDLMQISGIGQQISKDFGQKKWLELAFNEIEYCENNHIRILTFYDDTYPQLLKECIDAPLVLFCKGNLEFNHFNNKKISIVGTRKMTNYGRGFIAELIEGLADFDVTIVSGLAYGCDIEAHTNALKNKLVTWSVMGTNFERIYPAAHKIIAVEMLQKGGWITEQPSFKAGAPESFLQRNRIIAGLSDITIVVESAFKGGSLVTAKFANEYNREVFALPGKTTDALSVGCNYLIKSHQAYLVENSKDIIDYFNFNSQKKSKQIDLFIEISDDEKVIVNYLKKNGKQHIDKMSFELNMKSYELMPLLLDLELKQIISTLPGKFYDLL; encoded by the coding sequence ATGAAAACCGATTTACCTTATATTTTAGCACTTTCTTTTCAGAAAAGAATTGGCGATATCACAGCCCGAAAAATTATTCAATTTTTTGGTTCGGCAGAAGCTGCTTGGAATTGTAAACCAAAAGATTTGATGCAAATTTCGGGAATTGGTCAGCAAATAAGCAAAGATTTTGGTCAAAAAAAATGGTTAGAATTGGCTTTTAACGAAATCGAATATTGTGAAAATAATCATATTCGTATTTTAACTTTTTACGACGATACCTATCCACAGCTGTTAAAAGAGTGTATTGATGCGCCTTTGGTACTTTTTTGTAAAGGAAATTTAGAGTTCAATCATTTTAATAATAAAAAGATTTCAATCGTTGGAACTCGAAAAATGACCAATTATGGACGAGGTTTTATTGCTGAATTAATTGAAGGTTTAGCAGATTTTGATGTAACTATTGTTAGTGGATTAGCGTATGGTTGCGATATAGAAGCGCATACAAATGCACTTAAAAATAAGTTGGTAACTTGGTCAGTGATGGGAACTAATTTCGAACGAATTTATCCTGCAGCTCACAAGATTATTGCAGTAGAAATGTTACAAAAAGGAGGTTGGATTACTGAACAACCAAGTTTTAAAGCTGGCGCTCCTGAATCATTTCTTCAACGAAATCGTATCATTGCAGGATTGTCCGATATTACAATAGTAGTAGAATCAGCTTTTAAAGGAGGAAGTTTGGTAACCGCTAAATTCGCAAATGAATACAATCGAGAAGTGTTTGCTTTACCTGGAAAAACAACAGATGCATTAAGTGTTGGATGTAATTATTTGATTAAATCTCATCAAGCTTATTTAGTGGAAAACTCGAAAGATATTATTGATTATTTTAATTTCAATTCACAGAAAAAATCAAAACAAATAGATCTATTTATTGAAATTTCTGATGATGAAAAAGTGATTGTAAATTACTTGAAAAAAAACGGAAAGCAACACATCGATAAAATGTCTTTTGAATTGAATATGAAATCGTATGAGTTAATGCCTTTGTTGTTAGATTTGGAGTTGAAACAAATTATTTCTACACTTCCAGGGAAGTTTTATGATTTATTGTAA
- a CDS encoding T9SS type A sorting domain-containing protein: MKKSFTLSLALLGQMIFAQYATPNDGKTYRIADLDALTDVITFDQTTNRYELTDDLTISVNDTFLSDTDYTLVIADGKLITIAGTIDVNAPKEVLFTSDNPGTTYFKGIRIEEGATASFNHFKMVYGGGIRSLNESFIMNNSEISYQYGGISTGGAINFSRGNPIIKNSTFKFNKTPVVGSGANQSVALTFENNHLEGNNQDNSNRPQINMGPSGNNPTIIRGNTIIGDREKTRVGGISVSSLLGVTNEAIIENNTIRDNRYGITISGGNSKGKIIGNILEDNNTETNPTNGGSGISIYLASNPTTNVIDIFDNQIRGSLWGITNIEKGAFINLGTAERPGNNIFSNNGNGGINYALYNNSVNDVSAVGNCWIENQKSSEQQVENVIVHQKDDPTLGLVDYSDFLCSNLATSEVNSKKFSLYPNPTNGNFTVDTKEKSPYQIFDVNGKLIHQGELKIGQNSIQTNLPKGVYIFKTNQTSSKIIVK, translated from the coding sequence ATGAAGAAATCTTTTACACTTTCCTTAGCGCTGCTTGGGCAGATGATTTTTGCTCAATATGCTACACCAAACGATGGAAAAACATACCGTATTGCTGATCTTGATGCTTTAACAGATGTCATCACTTTCGATCAAACAACAAATCGTTATGAATTAACAGATGATTTAACGATTTCTGTAAATGACACATTTTTATCTGATACAGACTATACCTTAGTTATTGCTGATGGGAAACTTATAACCATTGCCGGAACAATAGATGTTAATGCGCCAAAAGAAGTGTTGTTTACATCCGACAATCCAGGAACTACTTATTTTAAAGGAATTCGAATAGAAGAAGGTGCAACTGCCAGTTTCAATCATTTCAAAATGGTTTATGGTGGAGGAATTCGTTCTCTAAACGAATCTTTTATCATGAACAACTCTGAAATTTCTTATCAATATGGTGGAATTTCTACCGGAGGAGCAATTAATTTTTCTCGTGGAAATCCTATCATTAAGAACTCAACGTTCAAATTCAATAAAACTCCCGTTGTCGGTTCAGGAGCCAATCAATCTGTTGCTTTAACGTTTGAAAATAATCATTTAGAAGGCAACAATCAAGACAATTCTAATCGTCCTCAAATTAATATGGGACCAAGTGGCAACAATCCTACGATTATTCGTGGAAATACAATTATTGGAGATCGAGAAAAAACTCGAGTTGGAGGAATTTCCGTTTCAAGTTTATTAGGTGTAACGAACGAAGCAATTATCGAAAATAATACAATTCGCGACAACCGATATGGAATTACCATTTCTGGAGGAAACTCGAAAGGAAAAATCATCGGAAATATTCTCGAAGATAATAATACAGAAACAAATCCTACGAATGGTGGAAGCGGAATTTCAATTTATCTTGCTTCAAATCCTACAACAAATGTCATTGATATTTTCGACAATCAAATTCGTGGAAGTTTATGGGGAATTACGAATATAGAGAAAGGTGCTTTTATCAACTTAGGTACTGCTGAACGCCCTGGTAATAATATTTTCTCGAACAATGGAAATGGCGGAATTAATTATGCTTTATACAATAATTCTGTCAACGATGTGTCTGCAGTTGGAAATTGCTGGATAGAAAATCAAAAATCATCGGAACAACAAGTAGAAAATGTTATTGTTCACCAAAAAGATGATCCGACTTTAGGATTGGTAGATTATTCTGATTTCTTGTGTAGTAATTTAGCAACTTCCGAAGTGAATTCTAAGAAATTTTCTCTTTATCCAAATCCAACCAACGGCAACTTTACTGTTGATACAAAAGAAAAATCACCTTATCAAATTTTTGATGTAAATGGTAAATTAATTCATCAAGGTGAATTAAAAATAGGACAAAATTCTATTCAGACCAATTTACCAAAAGGAGTTTATATTTTTAAAACGAATCAAACTTCTTCTAAAATTATTGTGAAGTAA
- a CDS encoding cystathionine gamma-synthase: protein MKFNTKAIHGGQQHDPSTGAVMTPIYQTSTFAQRSPGDYKGYEYSRGANPTRTALENALASIEGGVAGFAFGSGLAAIDGVLKLFKPGDEIIAMDDLYGGSYRLFTRVYEKFGLKFHFVDMTNVEAVVALINDNTKMVWIETPTNPLMKVVDIKAVNDASKAKKADVLVAVDNTFASPYLQRPIELGADIVMHSATKYLGGHSDLVAGAIVVNSEQLATDVHFNLFATGGILGPQDSYLVLRGIKTLAVRMDRHCSNGMKVARFLEAHPKVAHTYYPGLENHPQHEIAKKQMKDFGGMVTFTLTSGKKEDAFKILENLSVFTLAESLGGVESLANHPATMTHASIPAEKRAEIGITDDLIRLSVGIEDIDDLLEDLEQVLNLI from the coding sequence ATGAAATTCAATACAAAAGCTATACACGGTGGTCAACAACACGATCCATCTACAGGAGCCGTTATGACTCCAATTTATCAGACATCAACTTTTGCACAACGTTCACCTGGAGATTATAAAGGATACGAATATTCTCGTGGTGCAAACCCTACTCGTACTGCTTTAGAAAATGCATTAGCTTCTATCGAAGGTGGAGTTGCAGGTTTTGCATTTGGTTCTGGTTTAGCAGCAATTGATGGCGTTTTGAAATTATTCAAACCAGGAGATGAAATTATCGCAATGGACGATTTATATGGTGGTTCTTATCGTTTGTTTACGCGTGTTTACGAGAAATTTGGATTGAAATTCCATTTCGTAGATATGACAAATGTTGAGGCTGTTGTGGCGTTGATCAATGATAACACAAAAATGGTTTGGATTGAAACACCAACAAACCCTTTGATGAAGGTAGTTGATATCAAAGCGGTAAATGATGCGTCAAAAGCAAAAAAAGCAGATGTTTTAGTTGCGGTTGATAACACATTTGCGTCGCCATATTTGCAACGTCCTATTGAGTTAGGTGCTGATATTGTGATGCATTCAGCAACAAAATATTTAGGAGGTCATTCTGATTTAGTGGCTGGAGCAATTGTCGTTAATTCGGAGCAATTGGCAACAGATGTTCACTTCAATTTATTTGCAACGGGTGGAATTTTAGGCCCACAAGACTCTTATTTAGTTCTTCGCGGAATCAAAACATTGGCTGTTCGTATGGATCGTCATTGTTCTAATGGAATGAAAGTGGCTCGATTTTTAGAAGCTCATCCAAAAGTTGCGCATACGTATTATCCAGGATTAGAAAATCATCCACAGCACGAAATTGCCAAAAAACAAATGAAAGATTTTGGTGGAATGGTCACATTTACGTTGACTTCTGGAAAAAAAGAAGATGCGTTCAAAATTTTAGAAAATTTGAGCGTTTTTACTTTGGCCGAATCGTTAGGTGGAGTAGAATCGTTGGCAAACCACCCAGCTACGATGACGCATGCGTCTATTCCAGCAGAAAAACGTGCTGAAATTGGGATTACAGATGATTTAATTCGTTTGTCTGTTGGGATCGAAGATATTGACGATTTATTAGAAGATTTAGAACAAGTTTTGAACTTGATATAA
- the recO gene encoding DNA repair protein RecO: MKILETKAVVLSSIKYGDTSLIIRCYTQNFGLKSFIAKGVFSKKKRNTSLYFPLAEIDLSFQPKSSEQQLVFLKSVQTSYYYETLHFHPIKSAIVFFLAEILNLVLKEETDNPDLYLYIEHSLKEFDQKKEDFADFHLIFLIQLTHFLGFYPNLELDGNLFDLENGFFTNSNSSINMLKADETVLFKKLLELNFTADSKNIFNQSQRSLLLEILVKYYQIHTNNFKKPKSLQVLHELFS; this comes from the coding sequence ATGAAAATTTTAGAGACCAAAGCAGTAGTCCTTTCAAGCATAAAATATGGTGACACGAGTTTAATAATTCGTTGTTATACCCAAAATTTTGGCTTAAAATCATTTATAGCAAAAGGCGTTTTCTCTAAAAAAAAGCGAAATACATCTTTGTATTTTCCACTTGCAGAAATAGATCTTAGTTTTCAACCCAAATCAAGTGAACAACAATTGGTTTTCTTAAAATCGGTTCAAACTTCCTATTATTACGAAACCTTGCATTTTCATCCAATCAAATCGGCGATTGTTTTTTTCTTGGCTGAAATTCTAAATTTAGTGTTGAAAGAAGAAACCGACAATCCAGATTTATACCTATATATCGAACATTCACTAAAAGAATTTGATCAAAAAAAAGAAGATTTTGCAGATTTTCATTTGATTTTTTTGATTCAATTGACACATTTTTTAGGGTTTTATCCCAATTTAGAATTAGACGGAAATCTATTCGATTTAGAAAATGGTTTTTTTACAAATTCCAATTCATCCATCAACATGTTGAAAGCAGATGAAACCGTTTTGTTCAAAAAACTATTAGAACTTAATTTTACAGCAGATTCAAAAAATATATTTAACCAATCACAACGTTCTTTATTGCTCGAAATTTTGGTGAAATATTATCAAATTCATACCAATAATTTTAAGAAACCAAAATCATTACAAGTTTTACATGAATTGTTTAGTTAA